From the Juglans microcarpa x Juglans regia isolate MS1-56 chromosome 7D, Jm3101_v1.0, whole genome shotgun sequence genome, the window TGATGTCGTATTATATTCTCAAGCTTATATTAAGCATCcgaattttatcattattaattttctctTTCTAAGAGTAAAATCCTTAAAGATGCCCAAATTAACTCaagtaccaataaaaaaatatagtacttTAATgagataaataatgattatgaagcagattttttttttttttaagaaaaattgtcatcattcattcgttaagaaatttaaatttatgatcGGATACATTATGGGATATTttcatatcaaacatgacatcataaactaaaataatgtatttggagctccaccagtacactattttcttttgtgactagTCTAGTCTTCACTATTGCTAATACTTTCTACAAACAAACGTTTAAGAGACAATACTCTTTGTTTAAACAGAAACTCAACCTCACCATTCATAGAGTAAGAGAACTTAACCTCTACAGAAAAAAGTCCGAGagatgaattgtttttttttaattaacaataaagaagtcaaaaaaaaaatagtaagatagatgcgaaaaatgatggattatagTTTAGACCGACTTCGATAGCCTTCGAAATCCATGACGACATGCGAAGGCAATACGTTTGTCTCTTTTCAAGCACAAAGATCAAATCTAAGGACCTCACGCAGATGGGGTAGATTTTGATGTATGTGGATGgtcaaaaattaaagaaaaattttaattatcatctctTTTAATATTCTCAACATCTTAGAacgtgatattaaataattaatttataaatttattataataagtaagaaaaaaactactttgcctCCCTAATATACCGCTCCATTTGACCAAttgacagatttttttttttttatacttagtgattaaaaaagtaattttaagtgtattgagattttttttaatttttttaaaatatttaaatatattaaaaaaatgtgaaaaagtaaaataaataaaaaaagaaaaaaaaaagcaaaaatacaCAGTCGGTCAACTTGAGCGAGCTACTTTAGGCGGCAGAGTAACCCgactcaataaataatattcgaGAGTGGTGCTACTTGCCGCCTCACTCTTACCGTTGGCTGTACTGCCcaatagttttttttgttttttcatatttttttaatatatttaaacattttttaaaaaaaaaaaaaaatcaatacgcTTAAAACCAattccttaattactaaataaaaacaaaaaataaaataaaataaaaagagaccaGCGGTGACATTGAGCGGTAACGATGGAGCGGCACAATAGTTTTACTCAATATTCGAggataaaatttctcaaaatgcAAATATGCAGCAGCGTTGCATACCGAAGAAACGGTCCCCTAATTTTACTGGACGAATGACCTATATAAACCCGGCAAGGAGACGGAGCGAGCGCAAGCTGtaaaaccagagagagagatagagagacagAATGCCCAAGATGAGTTTGAGCTGTGCGTTGAAGGCCTCCCCAATTTTCATCTTGTTGCTCATTTCCACTTTAGGTATCATGCGACTGTCCTTTTATGATTAGTTTTTCTATGCGTTGCTTATCGAATGTACTGGATCTGATTATTCGTATTCAGTTTATACCAAAAAAGAGTGGTTTGGGTTTGTGATTCTGTGTGATTTTGACTGTTGGGTTCGTTTTGCTTTATATTCTTCAGTTTCTGCGAAGTCGAAAGATGTAACTGAATTACAGATCGGTGTGAaggtaaattttcttttttttaattcgattatctatttctttgttattgATGTTATAACGGGGAATGATTTATAGTGTTGCATCGGGTGGCGGatttgaaaacttaaaaagaaggaagaaaaagagagagaaaacgtgTGTTGTgtaaagtttctttttttcgGTGATTTTGTATGATGTGCAAGTATGAAGAAATTTGTAGGCGAATAATATTGTTGAGGAGGTTGAATTGGTATTTTTCTGAATATCGTAGGATCTTTGATGTTTTTAGTTGTCTCTTTTAGCATGGAAATCACGGAGACAATATAGTAAAACAGAGCGGTGATTATGGTGTTGCCATTTGGTGTATTTGGTGAATTGCTTTTAGCAGTTAAAGATAAGTTCTTAAGTTGGGATAATTGAGCTGTGGGCTCTTTTAACAAAAttgtttcctcttctttctaaatacatttttagtGAAAATTGATTGATAACCATGGACCTCTAATAGTTTGTttaacttacataatttgcttaTACGAAATGGCTCTTTTTTCAAAAGCAGTCATCTTTTTATAGGGTCATTTAAAGGTTTGCCTTATCTCATGCTTATATTACCGTCCGATGAAGTGCCTGATATTAACCCGGTTTTGTTTACTGTATTTCAGTGCTTTAATATTCTTCCTTAATAATCGGATGCGATATGTTTTTGCAGCACAAGCCAGATTCTTGTGACATTCAAGCTCGCAAAGGCGATAGAATCAAAGTACACTATCGGGTAAGTTTGCTTGCAGGTTTAGCTGGTTATTAAATGCATTATAGGCAACTTACTTCTAGAATTGATAATTTTCATGTGTATCAACACATCACATCACAAAGtttaaatttatagaattttgtaGCATATTTTGTTTATCAAGGCGCTGACTTCTAATGGCCGCATCCTTTGAAGGTGGTACATTGATTCTGCTatgcaaaaattttatttgtgagagGTCAAATCAGTTGCCTGTTGGGACTTGAGTTAGTTAATTGCCCCATGAACTGGTGGAGTTTTGCAACTGAGGTTTACTTTCAGTAGATTTCTCTGGTGAATagaatgaattttatttgttatcCTTGAATATAATGAGAAACATTTATTTGTTTACTTCTTGTACACTCACATATGTATATGCTTCTACATTTATGTGTACTAAGCTTTGTCCTTATTGCAAGGTCAACAATTAGCTGGGTTTATTTCAAAATTGCTCTATGGTTCAGTTATAACTTTGAAACCTGCATTATACTTACGACTTGCCACTTATATTTGCAGGGAACACTCACAGATGGAACTGTTTTTGACTCTAGTTTCGAAAGAGACTCTCCAATTGAGTTTGAGCTTGGAACGGGTCAAGTAATAAAAGGTGTGCGGTGGCCCTTTTGGCTTGCAAATTGTTAGGTTTTTGGTGAATGAATAGAAGATGACTGGTGTTAAAATCCTGTTTACTTGTTGAAACAGACAAAATTAAGAATATAGTTCATGTGGAGAACCTTTGAATATAGATGAGTCCACTATAATGACATGAAACCATGACTCTTTGAGTTTGTTTAATATTTGCAAGTACAGCTATGAATCTGTGAATAGTACTGGCCATggaccttttcttttttcaaaagagtcATCTGTAGGTAtcgatatgaaaaaaaagagtcaTCTGTATCATAAGAAAACAGTTGAGCATAATATTAGAGTGTGTACAAAGTGCTCGTTTTGCAGTGAGAGAATTTTTGGCAGTTGCTTCATATTTATGTCGAGCATAGATACTGAGGATTATGCACTTTACTTGACTCATACATGCGGCTTAAGCTTCAATCATCTTTCAATTACAGTGGTTCACAATCAGAAGCAAACCTTTGTTTATAAAGGGAGCCTGCCTTTTTGTTTAATCTTAATGTTATATGATAGTGAAGATTGGTTTATTGGTAACTATGCATAAAGTATTAATGCCTGAAATttcctttttctgttttttaggGTGGGACCAAGGATTGCTTGGAGCGTGTGTTGGTGAGAAGCGGAAATTGAAAATACCTTCAAAACTTGGTTATGGGGACCAAGGTTCTCCACCAACCATCCCAGGTAACATTTTCACTGGCTGCTCACTCCTCAAGCATAGGCATTGAATGCAGACCTGCCCTGCCGCTTTCATTGATGAATTTTAATTGGAATGTTTATGGTGAAAAGATCTTggcatttgaatttgatttcgTGATCTGTGTGAATTGAGTAGGTTGAGTTTGAACTGTAAAGGTTTGTCTTAAAAAGGACCAAGCACCAAGTactgaacctttttttttttattggtaaccactttttttttattgttaaccAAGTACTGGACTTACTACCACTGGAAAATGTATGCAGTGAATTTCCATCAAGTTACTAGTATTTTTGTATTaagatttgagaaattaaatatGTAGAACCCGTTGGATTTTATTGTAGGCAGCCAAATTTAAGGACCTGTAGGCTAGCTAAGGTTTTATGTAGCAGCAGAGATTTGTAGGGTCTTGGGATAACTAGGGCTACAGTGAATTCTTTTCCCTGAAATAGACCGAAATATTAGGGTGGATGTTCCTAGGCTCTGAACAGTAATCCAGGACGAGTGTTTTGGCCTTTTGTGATTGTTTGGGGGCTATTTGACTCGtgttattttaggattttaaaGCATAGGATTCTAGggaaagagaagatgaaaattCCTATCTAGTCTTGACTAAATTTGATAGGAAATTGCTGGAAAATTCGaaggagaaaatatatatatattttttattggcaccaggtgtccggGAAcggcgtcccgactaatcccagggcTGCACAGgtcctcggcaaggagtttccaacaagtgcacctcgggttaaaaaaaggagaaaataaatgggaaaagataagataaacttAAGCATCACCCATAGTATCACACCTTGGATAGGATTGTATTACATGATTCTCAAACTGGGTTATCcgttagattatatatatatatggttaaatCTAATTGAACAtggatttcttgggtttggTTAATGTCTGTGACCCTTAACTGGTCCAGCTGGGTTTTTAAGATCCGCACCTTCAAGTTTTTGGATACAACAAAAAATGATTTGCTTTCAAATGTATTTCACCCGATTAATGGTTCAAATTTGTAGCAATGTAAAAACATCCTTTATCTTACCATCTGGTATATACTGCATTAGATAACATAAGATGTGAACATGAAAAGTTGAACTCTTAAAAGTCGCGTGTCTCCTACACACAACTGTAAGTACCATGCATTATTTGTTAGTTTAAATTTGATAtgcattttgtttggaaaatacAGGTGGTGCAACGCTAATATTTGAAACGGAGCTTGTTGCAGTGAATGGGAAAACATCaagtgaaggaaaaacaaaagatgCCGAACTGTAGTTGGAGGAATGGTTTCTGTCttgaatctttttttctttttttttaatctgtacTTTTAAATTCCCCTGGTATCTTAATTTGGTGATCCAAAACAATGTTTTTGCTTTCAGACCATAGAGAACAATCGGCTTTGAAACTTTTAAATGGGACGCTTGTCTCTGTATCTTGATTAGAGATATATCTAGGCAagccttttcatttttatcatataattgGCTGGATTCTTAGAccataaattagaattattcaTGTTTCAAGTGTGAGCAGTGTCTGGCCAAAATGGTCACCAAGCATTAAGATATTTGCCTGGAAGCATAAGTTCTTGACATTAACTATTGTTGGGATCTATCTACAACCAGGCTTCATGGTCAGTGGTGACCTCTTCCGCTTATGAGAAGTGGATACTGGAAAAGTGGCTTGGGATTTATTTTTTGCCATCTAGATCGGGtctatatctttttttcttttgttttcttttttcataagaGGGTGGGAATTATGGAAACTATAAAGCCTGGGACATCACTCATGAGAGGGTGACATTCTTCTAATCCTTATGTTATGATAGCAAAATAGAATGAAAACATGAAATTAAGTAAGAGGAACAtctaaaatattagaatttagggttcattcaattcaagtagaCGACTCTAGTTTggtaaaaacttaaaactcaAATTTCCAAGTGGTGCTTTGCTGATTCAACGCTGCTAAAATCTAATTGTGGTGAAGAATTTGATTAATAGTTTATTAGAAATAGATCCGACTGGTTTTCGAGGCGATTtcgtgatatttttttaatgaaaaattggCATGTTGCCAACAACTGTACGTATGGCAATGGCTTCTTGGTGTTTTGGCGCAgtggaaaggaaaggaaaggtaTTCCAACATGGGTAGTGCTAGTGTGTCCGTCCCTACtagtacaaattttattttatttttttattttctattttattttttaatttttttaataatttttaattttttaaaaaataaaaaaaaatacaccaagatgataatagtcactttcttaattagtatgtaaaagaaaaaaattaaaaaaaaaattaaatgcatggaCGATCAAAATGAAGATACAAATAAGGCAgcatagtagcattattcattcCAAAATGGCAATAGAGCTAGAAAAAGGCCGATTGAgggcttttgttttttggatgaTAAGAATGTTCTAAAAtataatagtagtgaaataatttgtaaatagtaataaaataataaaataatttaaaaatatcttcttcttttttttctaagcaagcaaaTTTCATTTGATATTAGAAAAGATGATACATGATGAGAGGGTGGGGTTCCCAACAAATGCTCCAATACAATAACTACAGTgtaaaaatagtaaaaacaaataataataataaaacggGTCTACCCAGGCCCTACAAAGAAGGCTTTGTCTTAAAAGACGATTTGTTGGTAAACTACTAGGGGTGTAACGGGTCCTCttcagttcggttttggataaaatctagGATCGAAttggtatgtaccggttttgcatttttcaaaaccgtcCATTCACCTCCACCCCTGTCggcttcccccccccccccccaccatctctctctctctctgtgaaaaTAATTGTCCCGCCGACCTCCTCTCTTGTCTTCCACCGTCCATTCGAAACACCCCAATCGACTTTTGAGATTTGTAGCTTCCATTGCTTGAAGAATTTGAGGTTAGATAAACGAGTTTCTGACTTGGTAATTTATGTTTGGTTGCTTAGAAAATGTGAGAAATAATgaacattttattcaaaatgatTTGTAGTTCTCTGAGGTTATATAAATGCTATTTGGTTAATAAGAAAATTCTGATTTCGAAACCCTGTCTTGCCAAACCAAAAATGGAACCACCTCTCTTGTCAAGTTAACACTTAGCAATACCATACCTTGAATCACAACATTGAAAGAATTCATTGACGTTTGGACTCTTTGTGCATCCTTTAAAGCAAGTAGGCCGACCAACAAGAACTATAGACGAAAACCCATCTCAGAGCAAAAGGAAATGAGCAGATCTACCTAACTCTCAACCTGTCGAGCAAGCACTCCCATCACATGCCTCCATGAGAAAACACCACCCCCAAATCCATGTACTAGAACAATACCAAATTGGCCATTTGCTTGCAATCAGTCAAGGAGCTCTTGAAAGTGTATTGACGAAAGTGCTTTTTGAAATTGTAAACAGGTAAATTGAGAATCAAAAGGAGAGAGGAAGAATCGGGGagtggagaaaaagaagagagggGGAATTGGGAAGAGGAAAATCGAAATGGGAGAGGAAGAATCGGGGAGAggagaaatgaaatgatagagGACTTCGGGGaggggaaagaagagagaaagtaAATTGATTCAATAAAGTGTGGTTTAAAATAGTAGTGCTACAAACATGCACAAATCTGCGTCTGCCCACGAACACCACTGACGTGGCAAAATGCTACGTCagcaattatattaaaaaaaatgacgaaAAGGAATAAAAGATCTAAAACGGGAAGAAAGCTTTTGCATTCATTCAAGTGGTAGAAACCACTTTAATCCAGAAAATGAAAGGCAACCGACCGAATTTCATTCTCTTCCTCGGCGTAGTGCTATAGAAAACGAAAGGCCTCTCGGCTTTAGatttcttcctttctctcaaaTCTTAGTTTTTGTCAGTTTTCTTCCTCGGCGTCGTAGCTCTGTCATTGATCATTTGCAGCAACCCACCTACCCACATTTCGGCATCGAACCTGGTAAGAGGCGTAGTCAATATACGAGAGGCCTGTAGTGAAAAACCATATATGCCTGTAGTGAAAAATCACAAATGCCGGTAGTGAAAAATGTGGATTTCATGCGTCAaacatgtgaaatatttttcatcGTGAACGTATAGGAAGCCTGTAGTGAAAATGTCCATTTGTTTCATTGCACGGAATTAGGTTCCATTTGTTTTTAGTTGGGTGGCATTTGTATGGTTATACATGTGTAACTTGTCcattttataacttttccaGTGTCTTGTTTTGGTTGTAAATTTTGGCATTAAATCTTTCTATAACatcagttttgtttttatgagAGTTTGGTTATTCAAGTTGTATCATAAATTTTGGCACTTAGGTATTTAGAAAGTAGAtcgcaaggaaaaaaaaaccacataagaaatttaatcaaaacaaatcatatctttcttgtcataaaaaaaaaaagaaacagctTTCTTATACAAATAAATGGGAACTCACTGATCAGattgaaaattaatataataatgtaGGTGCGTGcatcttattttcattattgACAACCACCCTCATTGCTGAGGTagatggagaaagagaaagaagacgAATTCTGTATAACAACTTTTATCACCAATCCATCAACCTAGGTAGTCTACACATCTTTCAACAGTTGatgtgtgtttattttattgcgCAGGTGAGTTGATTAACATTATGTTACTATATGTTAGGACATATCAACACCACtttattcaaacttttcaaactaCATGCCAAATTACTACGGTCTAGTGCCTCATGCGTGGTTACCACATTTTGTGCCTCCTCCAAGTGTCAGCCCATATCCATAGAGTAACCAGGTGATCGTTGGATAGTAAAATAGTTCATGTGCTTTATtttatgaacttgaaatatttgatctaattatttatttttaattttttttttgaaaattgcaACAACACCCATGGAGCTTTACTTCCGCTGGCACGTATTATATGTTGTCAGAGGTGTAGATTGGACACCAAACTATTGGAAAACAGTGGAAACCAACTCAGTCCATTGTGAATGAAGACGCAAGAAAATGTACAAACTCCCGTAATGGTGGATCAAGAAAGTGGACAACAAGAAGTGATGGAGACACAAGAAAGTGTACAATTACTAGtttcattcattttgttgtatttgtatattttttatgtggatcttaTTTTTTCTGCTATTATATTCACAGATGCAACAAGGGATGGATGGAAACTAGCCGGAGATTGCAAATGGAATGCAACGAAGTAGCTTCTTGTAACAAGACTTTGAAATCCATTATTGAATTATGTTGTGTGTTGATGGTGGTGATTTGTTAGAATTTGTGTTGAAGGTTGTTTGTTGGCATTTGTGTGTTGGAGGTGGTTTGT encodes:
- the LOC121239483 gene encoding peptidyl-prolyl cis-trans isomerase FKBP15-1 yields the protein MPKMSLSCALKASPIFILLLISTLVSAKSKDVTELQIGVKHKPDSCDIQARKGDRIKVHYRGTLTDGTVFDSSFERDSPIEFELGTGQVIKGWDQGLLGACVGEKRKLKIPSKLGYGDQGSPPTIPGGATLIFETELVAVNGKTSSEGKTKDAEL